A genome region from Ralstonia solanacearum K60 includes the following:
- a CDS encoding chloride channel protein, translated as MQAHSLRRDFATDTTLFRTAALAVAIAAFATLAAVVLLNLIRFFTNLFFFQTLSLADRSPAGNTLGLWVIAVPVLGGLIVGLMARFGSDKIRGHGIPEAIEAILFGKSRMSPKVAVLKPLSSGIVIGSGGPFGAEGPIIMTGGAIGSLLAQCFKLTAAERKTLLVAGAAAGMTAVFGTPVAALLLAVELLLFEWRPRSMLPVAIACAVAGFLRVLVLEPGPLFPLATAPATLPALGSCLVAGLLCGTLSRSLSMALYKTEDLFARLPIHWIWWPALGGLAVGIGGYFEPHALSVGYTVIGDLLHNHLAIRVALALLVVKALIWVIALGSGTSGGVLAPLLMMGAGLGVMLGPVLPGGDPGLWPLVCMAATLAGVLGAPLTAIVFAFGLTHDVNAILPVLLAVSVAYGFVVLTMPRSIMTEKIARRGFHIYREYAVDPLERHAVDEVMTRTVQTIDAQASVAGILAERFGPAQAHRALVVRDGVLVGMLDRDALLAGHARGAATIADLFGANAPVMALPGETCRIVATRLAVHGLERLPVVADTQSRRLVGIVSRSDLVKPSLAFFDEEQRRERFRRTPLVGARTQLELRRRRARRTPST; from the coding sequence ATGCAAGCCCACTCCTTGCGGCGAGACTTCGCCACCGACACCACCCTGTTTCGCACCGCCGCACTGGCGGTGGCCATCGCTGCGTTCGCCACGCTGGCGGCGGTGGTGCTGCTCAACCTGATCCGCTTCTTCACCAACCTGTTCTTCTTCCAGACGCTATCGCTGGCCGACCGCTCGCCGGCCGGCAACACGCTGGGACTGTGGGTCATTGCCGTGCCGGTGCTCGGCGGGCTGATCGTGGGCCTGATGGCGCGCTTCGGCTCGGACAAGATCCGCGGCCACGGCATCCCCGAAGCGATCGAGGCGATCCTGTTCGGCAAGAGCCGGATGTCGCCCAAGGTGGCGGTGCTCAAGCCGCTGTCGTCGGGCATCGTGATCGGCAGCGGCGGGCCGTTCGGCGCCGAAGGCCCGATCATCATGACCGGCGGCGCGATCGGCTCGCTGCTCGCGCAATGCTTCAAGCTGACCGCCGCCGAGCGCAAAACGCTGCTGGTGGCCGGCGCCGCTGCCGGCATGACCGCCGTGTTCGGCACCCCGGTGGCGGCGCTGCTGCTGGCGGTGGAACTGCTGCTGTTCGAATGGCGTCCGCGCAGCATGCTGCCGGTCGCGATCGCGTGCGCGGTGGCCGGCTTCCTGCGCGTGCTGGTGCTGGAACCGGGTCCGCTCTTCCCGCTGGCGACCGCCCCGGCGACGCTGCCGGCGCTGGGCTCCTGCCTGGTCGCGGGGCTGCTGTGCGGCACGCTGTCGCGTTCGCTGTCGATGGCGCTCTACAAGACCGAAGATCTGTTCGCCCGCCTGCCGATCCACTGGATATGGTGGCCGGCCCTCGGCGGGCTGGCGGTCGGCATCGGCGGTTATTTCGAACCGCACGCGCTGAGTGTGGGCTATACCGTCATCGGTGATCTGCTGCACAACCACCTGGCCATCCGCGTGGCGCTCGCGCTGCTGGTGGTCAAGGCGCTGATCTGGGTGATCGCGCTGGGCTCCGGCACGTCCGGCGGGGTCCTTGCGCCACTGCTGATGATGGGCGCGGGGCTGGGCGTGATGCTCGGTCCCGTCCTGCCGGGGGGCGACCCGGGCCTGTGGCCGCTGGTCTGCATGGCCGCCACGCTGGCCGGCGTGCTGGGCGCGCCGCTCACCGCCATCGTGTTCGCCTTCGGTCTCACGCACGACGTCAACGCCATCCTGCCGGTGCTGCTGGCAGTGTCCGTCGCCTACGGCTTTGTCGTGCTGACCATGCCGCGCTCGATCATGACGGAGAAGATCGCGCGGCGCGGCTTCCATATCTATCGCGAATACGCGGTGGACCCGTTGGAGCGCCATGCCGTCGACGAGGTGATGACGCGCACGGTGCAGACCATCGATGCACAGGCCTCCGTGGCCGGCATCCTGGCCGAGCGTTTCGGCCCGGCGCAGGCGCACCGCGCATTGGTGGTGCGGGACGGCGTGCTGGTCGGCATGCTGGACCGCGACGCCCTGCTGGCCGGCCACGCACGCGGCGCGGCCACGATCGCCGACCTGTTCGGCGCCAACGCTCCGGTGATGGCGCTGCCCGGCGAGACCTGCCGCATCGTCGCCACGCGCCTGGCCGTGCACGGACTGGAGCGGCTGCCGGTGGTGGCCGATACGCAATCGCGCCGGCTGGTGGGCATCGTCTCGCGCAGCGACCTGGTCAAGCCGTCGCTGGCGTTCTTCGATGAAGAACAGCGGCGCGAGCGATTCCGGCGCACGCCGCTGGTGGGCGCCCGCACACAGCTGGAGTTGCGGCGCAGGCGCGCGCGCCGTACGCCTTCCACGTAA
- a CDS encoding MarR family winged helix-turn-helix transcriptional regulator has product MPTTTPPRPLNKADYKALSDFRYHLRRFLRASEDLIQSKGITPLQYQLLLHVKGFAGREWATVGELAERLQASPHGTVALVTRCEEAGLVERRSSATDARQVEVHLTKKGDRCVGQLAALHQSELSAFKRAFHLPDFEA; this is encoded by the coding sequence ATGCCAACCACCACCCCACCCCGCCCCCTCAACAAAGCGGACTACAAAGCCCTGTCCGACTTCCGCTACCACCTGCGCCGCTTCCTGCGCGCCTCCGAAGACCTGATCCAGTCCAAGGGCATCACGCCACTGCAATACCAGTTGCTGCTGCATGTCAAAGGCTTTGCCGGCCGCGAATGGGCCACCGTCGGCGAACTGGCGGAGCGCCTGCAGGCTTCGCCGCACGGCACCGTGGCGCTGGTCACGCGCTGCGAGGAAGCCGGCCTGGTCGAGCGCCGGTCCAGCGCCACCGACGCACGCCAGGTGGAAGTCCACCTGACAAAAAAAGGGGATCGCTGCGTCGGCCAGTTGGCGGCGCTGCACCAGAGCGAGCTGAGCGCCTTCAAGCGCGCCTTCCACCTGCCCGATTTCGAGGCGTAG
- a CDS encoding NAD(P)-dependent oxidoreductase produces MTRIAFIGLGNMGAPMVQHLIAAGHAVRAYVRRPEAADHARALGAEPCGSPADAARDAEVVFTNVTSTADVEAVLLGPDGVIHGAPRGKPGGAVCIDHSTISAVATRRIAAELEAAGLDFLDAPVSGGTMGAQKATLSIMVGGKAEVLERVRPLLQLLGTTITHIGDHGTGQVAKACNQIVQVINIQGIAEAMLFARAQGADPSRVLAAIGPGFAGSRMLDMMGPKMAERDFAAGIEARLHDKDFGLVRDIARELGLKMPAMELVASQLDALVASGWGRDDTSSLLRVLEAQNDRAPA; encoded by the coding sequence ATGACACGCATCGCCTTCATCGGCCTCGGCAACATGGGGGCGCCGATGGTCCAGCACCTCATTGCGGCCGGCCATGCCGTGCGCGCCTACGTGCGCCGCCCGGAAGCCGCCGATCACGCGCGCGCCCTGGGCGCCGAACCGTGCGGCTCCCCCGCCGACGCCGCGCGCGACGCGGAGGTCGTCTTCACCAACGTCACCTCCACGGCCGACGTGGAGGCCGTGCTGCTGGGACCGGACGGCGTCATCCACGGCGCGCCCCGCGGCAAACCCGGCGGCGCGGTGTGCATCGACCACAGCACGATCTCCGCGGTCGCCACGCGCCGCATCGCGGCCGAACTGGAGGCGGCCGGACTCGACTTCCTGGATGCCCCGGTCTCGGGCGGCACCATGGGCGCACAGAAGGCCACCCTGTCGATCATGGTGGGCGGCAAGGCCGAGGTGCTGGAGCGCGTGCGCCCGCTGCTGCAACTGCTGGGCACCACCATCACCCACATCGGCGATCACGGTACCGGCCAGGTTGCCAAGGCATGCAACCAGATCGTGCAGGTGATCAACATCCAGGGCATCGCCGAGGCCATGCTGTTCGCGCGCGCCCAGGGCGCCGACCCATCGCGCGTGCTGGCGGCCATCGGCCCAGGCTTCGCGGGCAGCCGCATGCTGGACATGATGGGCCCGAAGATGGCCGAGCGGGACTTTGCCGCCGGCATCGAGGCACGCCTGCACGACAAGGACTTCGGCCTGGTGCGCGACATCGCCCGCGAGCTCGGGCTGAAGATGCCGGCCATGGAACTGGTGGCCTCGCAGCTCGACGCGCTCGTCGCCAGCGGCTGGGGCCGCGATGACACATCGTCGCTGCTGCGCGTGCTGGAAGCACAGAACGACCGCGCGCCGGCTTGA
- a CDS encoding ABC transporter substrate-binding protein yields the protein MTPRRRLLCGLALLASAAAIALPARADLRIGVVLSTTGPAAAIGIPTRNTVQMWPATLGGQRAQYIVLDDASDPAVAVRNVRKLIAEDHVDAIVGPTITPTALASLDAVAESQTPMIALAASASIVEPQDAKRHWAFKMPQNDSHMATLVTQHMADSGVRTVGFIGFADAYGESWWREFSKLAEMRRLQVVGSERFARTDASVTGQILKLMAARPDAILIAGSGTPAALPQRALAERGYKGRIYQTHGIASTEFLKVGGKDVEGTLFPTGPVVVARELPTSHPVKHVAVAFVERYEARYGANTVTQFAGDAWGAWQLLDNAAERALKTRAQPGTPAFRAALRDALETTRDLTVPNGVLNLNARDHQGFDQRSRVMGIIRDGRFAYAGPR from the coding sequence ATGACACCCCGACGCCGCCTGCTGTGCGGCCTGGCGCTCCTGGCCAGCGCCGCCGCCATCGCCCTGCCCGCCCGCGCGGACCTCCGCATCGGCGTGGTGCTGTCGACCACCGGCCCCGCCGCCGCCATCGGCATCCCCACCCGGAACACCGTGCAGATGTGGCCGGCGACGCTCGGCGGCCAGCGCGCGCAATACATCGTGCTCGACGACGCCTCCGACCCCGCGGTGGCGGTGCGCAACGTGCGCAAGCTGATCGCCGAGGACCATGTCGATGCGATCGTCGGCCCGACCATCACACCGACCGCGCTGGCCTCGCTCGATGCCGTGGCCGAGAGCCAGACGCCGATGATCGCGCTGGCGGCCTCGGCCTCCATCGTCGAGCCGCAGGACGCCAAGCGGCACTGGGCCTTCAAGATGCCGCAGAACGACTCGCACATGGCCACGCTGGTCACGCAGCACATGGCCGACAGCGGCGTGCGCACGGTCGGCTTCATCGGCTTTGCCGACGCCTACGGCGAGAGCTGGTGGCGCGAGTTCTCGAAGCTGGCCGAGATGCGCAGGCTGCAGGTGGTCGGCAGTGAGCGCTTCGCCCGCACCGACGCCAGCGTCACCGGCCAGATCCTCAAGCTGATGGCCGCCAGGCCCGATGCCATCCTGATTGCCGGCTCCGGCACGCCGGCCGCGCTGCCGCAGCGCGCGCTGGCCGAGCGCGGCTACAAGGGCCGCATCTACCAGACCCACGGCATCGCCAGCACCGAGTTCCTGAAGGTGGGCGGCAAGGACGTGGAAGGCACGCTGTTTCCCACCGGGCCGGTGGTGGTCGCGCGCGAACTGCCGACCAGCCATCCGGTGAAGCACGTCGCCGTCGCCTTCGTCGAGCGCTACGAGGCCAGGTACGGCGCCAACACCGTCACCCAGTTCGCCGGCGATGCCTGGGGAGCGTGGCAACTGCTCGACAACGCCGCCGAGCGCGCCCTGAAGACCCGGGCGCAGCCCGGCACGCCCGCCTTCCGCGCCGCCCTGCGCGACGCGCTGGAAACCACGCGCGACCTGACCGTGCCCAACGGCGTGCTGAACCTGAATGCCCGCGATCACCAGGGCTTCGACCAGCGCTCGCGCGTAATGGGCATCATCCGCGACGGCCGCTTCGCCTACGCAGGCCCACGCTGA
- a CDS encoding CysB family HTH-type transcriptional regulator, translating to MNLHQFRFVREAVRQKFNLTEAAKALYTSQPGVSKAIIELEEELGVDIFTRHGKRIRGLTEPGRRILASVERVLQEVDTLKRVGKDYAAQDQGNFTIATTHTQARYALPKAIAEFTRRYPKVRLSIQQGTPAQIAEMVLHDRADIAIATEGLSQIKDLISIPGYQWQHVVVTPADHPLLSRQHLTLEDLKNYPIITYDQHFAGRPKIDHAFELRQLKPDIVLEAIDADVIKTYVEVGLGIGIVAGVAFDPERDRNLRAIPAGHLFGTNVTHLGIKQGAYLRGFVYTFIELFAPALTRKLLEQLLAGEHEAYEL from the coding sequence ATGAACCTGCACCAATTTCGCTTTGTGCGCGAAGCCGTGCGGCAGAAATTCAATCTGACCGAGGCGGCTAAAGCGCTCTACACATCACAACCCGGCGTCTCCAAGGCCATCATCGAGCTGGAAGAGGAGCTGGGGGTCGATATCTTCACCCGGCACGGCAAGCGCATCCGGGGCCTCACCGAGCCCGGCAGGCGCATTCTGGCATCGGTCGAGCGCGTGCTGCAGGAGGTGGACACGCTCAAGCGCGTCGGCAAGGACTACGCCGCGCAGGACCAGGGCAACTTCACCATCGCCACCACGCACACGCAGGCGCGCTACGCGCTGCCCAAGGCGATCGCCGAATTCACGCGCCGGTATCCGAAGGTGCGCCTGTCGATTCAGCAGGGCACGCCGGCGCAGATCGCCGAGATGGTCCTGCACGACCGCGCCGACATCGCCATCGCCACCGAAGGGCTGTCGCAGATCAAGGACCTGATCTCCATCCCCGGCTACCAGTGGCAGCATGTGGTGGTCACGCCGGCCGATCACCCCCTGCTGTCGCGCCAGCACCTGACGCTGGAAGACCTGAAGAACTATCCGATCATCACCTACGACCAGCACTTCGCCGGGCGTCCCAAGATCGACCACGCCTTCGAGCTGCGGCAGCTCAAACCCGACATCGTGCTGGAAGCCATCGACGCGGACGTCATCAAGACCTACGTGGAGGTCGGGCTGGGCATCGGCATCGTGGCCGGCGTGGCGTTCGATCCGGAGCGCGACCGCAACCTGCGCGCGATCCCGGCCGGCCACCTGTTCGGCACCAACGTCACCCATCTGGGGATCAAGCAGGGGGCCTACCTGCGCGGCTTCGTCTACACCTTCATCGAACTGTTCGCCCCGGCGCTGACGCGCAAGCTGCTGGAGCAGTTGCTGGCGGGCGAGCACGAGGCGTACGAGCTGTAA
- a CDS encoding sulfite exporter TauE/SafE family protein, producing MTLAYTVSGLLVGLLVGLTGVGGGSLMTPLLTLMFGFSPATAVGTDLAFASLTKGVGTIAHRSHGHIRWDIVKRLCLGSLPAALVTVLVLKTAGNLDAQWMHFIRVTIGVSVILTVISLLFRHRVLGWLARNPRYRLQGSALAVATVIVGVVLGVLVTVSSIGAGAVGATLILILYPELKSAEVAGTDIAYAVPLTAVAGLGHMYLGTIDWNLLVSLLVGSIPGIWLGARLSKSLPERLTRGALAATLTVTAIKLVS from the coding sequence ATGACGCTCGCCTATACGGTTTCCGGTCTGCTGGTCGGCCTGCTGGTCGGCCTGACGGGCGTCGGCGGCGGTTCGCTGATGACGCCGCTGCTGACGCTGATGTTCGGCTTTTCGCCGGCGACCGCGGTCGGCACGGACCTGGCCTTCGCGTCGCTGACCAAGGGCGTCGGCACCATCGCACACCGCAGCCACGGCCACATCCGCTGGGACATCGTCAAGCGCCTGTGCCTGGGCAGCCTGCCTGCCGCGCTGGTGACGGTGCTCGTGCTGAAGACCGCCGGCAACCTCGATGCGCAGTGGATGCACTTCATCCGCGTGACGATCGGCGTGTCGGTCATCCTGACGGTGATCTCGCTGCTGTTCCGCCATCGCGTGCTGGGCTGGCTTGCGCGCAACCCGCGCTACCGCCTGCAGGGCTCGGCGCTGGCCGTGGCCACCGTCATCGTCGGCGTGGTGCTGGGCGTGCTGGTGACGGTGTCGTCCATCGGCGCCGGTGCGGTGGGCGCGACGCTCATCCTGATCCTGTACCCCGAACTGAAAAGCGCCGAAGTGGCCGGCACCGACATCGCCTATGCCGTGCCGCTGACCGCCGTGGCGGGCCTGGGCCACATGTACCTGGGCACGATCGACTGGAACCTGCTGGTCTCGCTGCTGGTAGGCTCCATCCCGGGCATCTGGCTGGGCGCGCGCCTGTCCAAGAGCCTGCCGGAACGTCTGACGCGCGGCGCGCTTGCCGCCACGCTGACGGTCACGGCCATCAAGCTGGTGTCGTGA
- a CDS encoding nitrite/sulfite reductase, giving the protein MYQYDAYDHRLVADRVAQFRDQVRRRISGELTEEEFLPLRLQNGLYMQRHAYMLRVAIPYGLLAARQLRMLSHIAAEHDRGYGHFSTRQNIQYNWIQLDDVPNILGKLASVEMHAIQTSGNCIRNITTDQFAGVAPDEFVDPRPLAEILRQWSTFIPEFAFLPRKFKIAISATREDRAVTQLHDIGVYAYQGADGQTLLRILAGGGMGRTPILGAIIKEDLPWQHMLSYIEATIRVYNRYGRRDNKYKARIKILVKAIGAEEFARQVEEEWQHIKDGPSTITQAEFDRVAQYFAPPAYEKLADTDAGYEKALLENQAFARWVSRNVHPHRVPGYAAVTLSLKPGVASPPGDATAEQMALVADWSERFGFGELRVAHEQNLILPDVKKHDLFALWQLAKEHGMATANIGLLTDIIACPGGDFCSLANAKSIPIAQAIQARFEDLDYVHDLGEVTLNISGCINSCGHHHVGNIGILGVDKADEEWYQVSLGGAQGNDSALGKVIGPSFKAEEMPDVIERIIDTFVANRIEDELFIDTYNRIGMAPFKERVYAREAA; this is encoded by the coding sequence ATGTACCAATACGACGCTTACGATCACCGCCTCGTCGCCGACCGCGTCGCGCAGTTCCGCGACCAGGTGCGCCGCCGCATCTCGGGCGAGCTGACGGAAGAGGAATTCCTGCCGCTGCGCCTGCAGAACGGCCTGTACATGCAGCGCCATGCCTACATGCTGCGCGTGGCGATCCCGTACGGCCTGCTCGCCGCCAGGCAATTGCGCATGCTCAGCCACATCGCCGCCGAGCACGACCGCGGCTATGGCCACTTCAGCACGCGCCAGAACATCCAGTACAACTGGATCCAGCTGGACGACGTGCCGAACATCCTGGGCAAGCTGGCCTCGGTGGAGATGCACGCCATCCAGACCTCCGGCAACTGCATCCGCAACATCACGACCGATCAGTTTGCCGGCGTGGCGCCGGATGAGTTCGTCGATCCGCGCCCGCTGGCCGAGATCCTGCGCCAGTGGTCGACCTTCATCCCCGAATTCGCCTTCCTGCCGCGCAAGTTCAAGATCGCCATCTCGGCCACGCGCGAAGACCGCGCGGTGACGCAGCTGCACGACATCGGCGTCTACGCCTACCAGGGCGCGGACGGCCAGACGCTGCTGCGCATCCTGGCCGGCGGCGGCATGGGCCGCACCCCGATCCTGGGTGCGATCATCAAGGAAGACCTGCCGTGGCAGCACATGCTGTCGTACATCGAGGCGACCATCCGCGTGTACAACCGCTACGGCCGCCGCGACAACAAGTACAAGGCGCGCATCAAGATCCTGGTGAAGGCCATCGGCGCGGAAGAATTCGCCCGCCAGGTGGAAGAGGAGTGGCAGCACATCAAGGACGGCCCGTCGACCATCACGCAGGCCGAGTTCGACCGCGTGGCGCAGTATTTCGCGCCGCCGGCCTATGAAAAGCTGGCCGACACCGACGCCGGCTACGAGAAGGCGCTGCTGGAGAACCAGGCGTTCGCGCGCTGGGTCAGCCGCAACGTGCACCCGCACCGCGTGCCGGGCTATGCGGCCGTGACGCTGTCGCTCAAGCCGGGCGTGGCTTCGCCCCCGGGCGATGCCACCGCCGAACAGATGGCGCTGGTGGCCGACTGGTCCGAGCGCTTCGGCTTCGGCGAGCTGCGCGTGGCGCACGAGCAGAACCTGATCCTGCCGGACGTGAAGAAGCACGACCTGTTCGCGCTGTGGCAACTGGCCAAGGAGCACGGCATGGCCACCGCCAACATCGGTCTGCTGACCGACATCATCGCCTGCCCGGGCGGCGACTTCTGCTCGCTGGCGAACGCCAAGTCGATCCCCATCGCGCAGGCCATCCAGGCGCGCTTCGAGGACCTGGACTACGTGCACGACCTGGGCGAGGTCACGCTCAACATCTCGGGCTGCATCAACTCGTGCGGCCACCACCACGTTGGCAACATCGGCATCCTGGGTGTCGATAAGGCCGACGAGGAGTGGTACCAGGTGTCGCTGGGCGGCGCGCAGGGCAACGACTCGGCGCTCGGCAAGGTGATCGGCCCGTCGTTCAAGGCCGAGGAGATGCCCGACGTGATCGAACGCATCATCGACACCTTCGTCGCCAACCGGATCGAGGACGAGCTCTTCATCGATACCTATAACCGCATCGGCATGGCCCCGTTCAAGGAACGCGTCTATGCCCGTGAAGCTGCCTGA
- a CDS encoding DUF934 domain-containing protein, whose amino-acid sequence MSKIIKLQNGAPQIVADEWTVLRAPEGGDLTRADVDAAAHAIVPLAYWQANREVLASRAGAGTLAVWLAPDDEPSALADDLASLPLVAVDFPVFRDGRGYSTAFLLRQRLGFTRELRAIGDVLRDQLDYMKRCGFDAFAVRADKSIDDALNGFGEISVRYQGAVDESRPLFRRERATQASAA is encoded by the coding sequence ATGAGCAAAATCATCAAGCTGCAAAACGGCGCCCCGCAGATCGTGGCCGACGAGTGGACCGTGCTGCGCGCCCCCGAAGGCGGCGACCTGACCCGGGCCGATGTGGATGCCGCCGCGCACGCTATCGTGCCGCTGGCCTATTGGCAGGCCAACCGCGAAGTGCTGGCCTCCCGCGCCGGCGCCGGCACGCTGGCTGTGTGGCTGGCGCCGGACGACGAACCGTCGGCGCTGGCCGACGACCTGGCGAGCCTGCCGCTGGTGGCGGTGGACTTTCCTGTCTTCCGCGACGGCCGCGGCTACAGCACCGCCTTCCTGCTGCGTCAGCGCCTGGGCTTCACGCGTGAACTGCGCGCCATCGGCGATGTGCTGCGCGACCAGCTGGACTACATGAAGCGCTGCGGTTTCGACGCCTTCGCCGTGCGCGCCGACAAGAGCATCGACGACGCGCTCAACGGTTTCGGCGAGATCAGCGTGCGCTACCAGGGCGCCGTCGACGAATCGCGTCCGCTGTTCCGCCGCGAGCGCGCGACCCAGGCGAGCGCAGCATGA
- a CDS encoding phosphoadenylyl-sulfate reductase: MSATQDVVASEAPVSLFGRPVLWSRPAYTGTAEALAAKEAALFERLAEIAARHGVAKFASSLAAEDMVVTDAILRSPEAVRAHLPVFTLQTGRLHAETLAMLDRIREHYGYAIEQFAPDARAVQAYVRDHGLNAFYDSIELRKACCTIRKVVPLNRALKDADAWLTGQRREQAVTRADLPFAEDDDARGIAKYNPLFDWTEAEVWAYLEHHAVPVNALHGKGYPSIGCEPCTRAVRAGEDVRAGRWWWESRDSKECGLHATNLSHKS; encoded by the coding sequence ATGAGCGCGACCCAAGACGTAGTCGCATCGGAAGCGCCGGTGTCCCTGTTCGGGCGCCCGGTGTTGTGGTCGCGCCCAGCCTATACCGGCACCGCCGAGGCGCTGGCCGCCAAGGAAGCCGCGCTGTTCGAGCGCCTGGCCGAGATTGCCGCCAGGCACGGCGTCGCGAAGTTCGCCAGCAGCTTGGCCGCCGAGGACATGGTGGTGACGGACGCCATCCTGCGCAGCCCCGAGGCCGTGCGCGCGCATCTGCCGGTCTTCACGCTGCAGACCGGCCGGCTGCATGCCGAGACGCTGGCCATGCTCGACCGCATCCGCGAACATTACGGCTATGCGATCGAGCAGTTCGCGCCGGACGCCCGCGCGGTGCAAGCCTATGTGCGCGATCACGGGCTGAACGCGTTCTACGACAGCATTGAATTGCGCAAGGCCTGTTGCACCATCCGCAAGGTGGTACCGCTGAACCGCGCGCTCAAGGATGCCGACGCGTGGCTGACCGGCCAGCGCCGCGAACAGGCCGTCACCCGCGCCGACCTGCCGTTCGCTGAAGATGACGACGCGCGCGGCATCGCCAAATACAATCCCTTGTTCGACTGGACCGAGGCCGAAGTCTGGGCCTACCTGGAACACCACGCGGTGCCCGTCAACGCGCTGCACGGCAAGGGCTACCCCAGCATCGGCTGCGAGCCCTGCACGCGCGCGGTGCGCGCCGGCGAGGATGTGCGCGCCGGCCGCTGGTGGTGGGAGTCGCGCGATAGCAAGGAATGCGGTTTGCATGCGACAAACCTGTCGCACAAGAGCTAA
- the cysD gene encoding sulfate adenylyltransferase subunit CysD, whose amino-acid sequence MGVLNEIPGTALTPMQNDHLDWLEAESIYIIREVVAECRNPALLFSGGKDSIVMLHLALKAFRLGDRKIELPFPLVHIDTGHNYQEVIAFRDQRVAELGARLVVGHVEDSIKRGTVRLRKETDSRNAAQAVTLLETIESHGFDALMGGARRDEEKARAKERIFSFRDEFGQWDPKAQRPELWSLYNARMARGEQMRVFPISNWTELDVWQYIARENLALPPIYYAHQREVVRKNGLLVPVTPITPKADGDVSEVLSVRFRTVGDISCTCPVASTAATPADIIAETAVTEITERGATRMDDQTSEASMEKRKKEGYF is encoded by the coding sequence ATGGGAGTGCTGAACGAAATCCCCGGCACGGCGCTGACGCCGATGCAGAACGACCACCTCGACTGGCTGGAAGCCGAGTCGATCTACATCATCCGCGAAGTGGTGGCGGAGTGCCGCAACCCGGCGTTGCTGTTCTCCGGCGGCAAGGATTCGATCGTCATGCTGCACCTGGCGCTCAAGGCCTTCCGCCTGGGCGATCGCAAGATCGAACTGCCGTTCCCGCTGGTGCACATCGACACCGGCCATAACTACCAGGAAGTGATCGCTTTCCGTGATCAGCGTGTGGCCGAGCTCGGCGCGCGCCTGGTGGTCGGCCACGTGGAAGACTCCATCAAGCGCGGCACCGTGCGCTTGCGCAAGGAGACCGACTCGCGCAACGCCGCGCAGGCCGTCACGCTGCTGGAGACCATCGAGTCGCACGGCTTCGACGCGCTGATGGGCGGCGCCCGCCGCGATGAAGAGAAGGCCCGCGCCAAGGAGCGCATCTTCTCGTTCCGCGACGAGTTCGGCCAGTGGGACCCGAAGGCCCAGCGCCCGGAGCTCTGGAGCCTGTACAACGCCCGCATGGCGCGCGGCGAGCAGATGCGCGTGTTTCCGATCTCCAACTGGACGGAGCTCGACGTGTGGCAGTACATCGCCCGCGAGAACCTGGCGCTGCCGCCGATCTACTACGCGCACCAGCGTGAAGTCGTGCGCAAGAACGGCCTGCTGGTGCCGGTCACGCCGATCACGCCCAAGGCCGACGGCGACGTGAGCGAAGTCCTGTCGGTGCGCTTCCGCACCGTCGGCGACATCAGCTGCACCTGCCCGGTGGCCAGCACCGCCGCCACGCCGGCCGACATCATCGCCGAGACGGCCGTGACCGAGATCACCGAACGCGGCGCCACGCGCATGGACGACCAGACCAGCGAGGCGTCGATGGAAAAGCGCAAGAAGGAAGGGTATTTCTGA